A single window of Plasmodium reichenowi strain SY57 chromosome 12, whole genome shotgun sequence DNA harbors:
- a CDS encoding hypothetical protein (conserved Plasmodium protein, unknown function), with the protein MINKNPYSEKKNDISDKLNYKNINDVSIHELNCLKNNRAVYLKRGNMFFISSKEEALEVLKNKSVQMK; encoded by the coding sequence atgataaataaaaacCCTTATAgtgaaaagaaaaatgatataaGTGACAAActtaattataaaaatataaatgatgtAAGTATACATGAATTAAATTGTTTGAAAAATAATCGAGCTGTATATTTGAAAAGAGgaaatatgttttttataaGTTCCAAAGAGGAAGCTTTAGaagtattaaaaaataaaagtgtacaaatgaaataa
- a CDS encoding putative membrane protein (conserved Plasmodium membrane protein, unknown function), translating into MDNIRDKLERYEPDEETKILCTKYIYFLLFYNSYIFILFIYTFFTTPISSYGWLFFMNLYFCIFPVFAFMGNSYIPSLLRFYNWMLFVSSIISIFIVLEAIFTFKKIDLYIMICYATLTCCNTFLCWHVTQ; encoded by the exons atggaTAATATTCGTGATAAACTTGAACGTTACGAACCTGATGAAGAAACAAAAATTTTGtgtacaaaatatatatattttttactattttataattcctatatttttatattatttatatataccttTTTTACAACTCCAATATCGTCATATGG atggttattttttatgaatcTGTATTTTTGCATATTTCCTGTGTTTGCATTTATGG GTAATTCTTATATACCTTCACTTTTG AGGTTTTATAATTGGATGTTATTTGTTTCGAGTATAATTTCGATATTTATAGTTTTGGAAGC aatatttacttttaaaaaaattgatttatatataatgatatgcTATGCGACTTTAACTTGTTGcaatacatttttatgttGGCATGTAACTCAA
- a CDS encoding GAS8-like protein, putative, with product MNKKKLKGKKKEAKDKKSNNKLKKLTNGEIENIIKTQKEELIRINQKKHLLEKKLSEKNKEFEIFKNEYKELKNKVNVINEDCEKFDEKIQEEDKTIKSKSIFYNFQNEEEMKKLEKEKDNLKNLIDEKHEETMNNILNHIEQQRLSLDYEKNKNFEEINELNISFDVRMQNVEELFTKYLETYDIEKKEEMDDIIENYKILERNEINYIQNMYNDHVKSIKEIHMIVLENYKKYYIDQLKENIKKIKSLKEKINELEINDKEIKNDLNVHNNEYYSMVENIKNLELKRENLKKDLKFYSKDFVIYKNLELIYNESDIHIKNLKQFSQSSRDKITQVEKQLKRISEDELNVDDYFEDIKKKNIHLKKKIESIDIDLDDINKEFQSYIKENNIKDEDVQNVRKGINFCLNTYNREFDNLLYTQKKMKKKIKDTVNIYEKKLKNINIKKETT from the exons atgaataaaaagaaaCTTAAGGgtaaaaagaaagaagctaaagataaaaaaagCAACAATAAATTGAAGAAACTAACAAATGGagaaatagaaaatattatcaaaaCACAAAAAGAAGAACTTATTAGAATAAATCAAAAGAAACATCTTTTAGAAAAAAAGCTA agtgaaaaaaacaaagagtttgaaatatttaaaaatgaatacaaagaattgaaaaataaagtaaATGTAATTAATGAAGATTGTGAAAAGTTTGATGAAAAGATACAAGAAGAAGATAAAACTATCAAAAGTAAatctattttttataattttcaaaATGAGGAAGAGATGAAAAAGTTAGAAAAGGAGAAAGATAAtcttaaaaatttaattgATGAGAAACATGAAGAAACgatgaataatatattaaatcatATAGAACAACAACGTCTTAGTTTAgattatgaaaaaaacaaaaattttgaagaaattaatgaattaaatatttctttcGATGTG AGGATGCAAAATGTAGAAGAgttatttacaaaatatttagaAACATATGATATAgagaaaaaagaagaaatgGATGATATAATAgagaattataaaattttggaaaggaatgaaataaattatatacaaaatatgtataatgaTCATGTTAAGAGTATTAAAGAAATACATATGATAGTTTTGgagaattataaaaaatattatattgatCAACTcaaagaaaatataaagaaaataaaaagtttaaaagaaaaaataaatgaactCGAAATAAACGAtaaggaaataaaaaatgatttaaatgtacataataatgaatattattctatggtagaaaatataaaaaatttagaaTTGAAGAG AGAAAATTTGAAGAAGGACCTAAAGTTTTATTCCAAAGATTTcgttatatataaaaacttAGAACTAATTTATAATGAAAGTgatattcatataaaaaatttaaaacaATTCTCACAAAGTTCAAGAGATAAAATTACTCAAGTGGAAAAACAGTTAAAGAGAATATCTGAAGATGAATTAAATGTAGACGATTATTTTgaagatattaaaaaaaaaaatattcatttgaaaaaaaagatagAAAGTATTGATATTGATTTGGATGATATCAATAAAGAATTTCAATCTTATATAAAGgagaataatataaaagatgaaGATGTACAAAATGTAAGAAAGGGAATAAACTTTTGtttaaatacatataacaGAGAATTTGATAATTTGTTGTATACtcaaaagaaaatgaagaagaaaatcAAAGACActgtaaatatttatgaaaaaaaattgaagaacataaatataaaaaaggaaacaacataa
- a CDS encoding queuine tRNA-ribosyltransferase, putative yields the protein MIKLKLQIFFVYIILNILIVLVISKNVVYNERKLKNKNCMLPNRRHKNYFLKRQVKNRNIILFNDHNIELINLKRKYNKRTRYKNIDAFITNLKVTHVVNHNNSIITYVKKKKLLLSNKIYNHFNYPGFDFIVLKENNNEQDKSRIGIIKTPRGDIETPNFLFCATKGCMKSTPIDFIKKCNTQVILSNTFHLLIQPKPHIIFQLGGLHKFMNWNSPILTDSGGYQIFSMSFGSVSNEIKRKCAGTPQITKMSIKNKKKGNLNNEEDQVNNNFINNDCENNMYNKKEKCLSNNNNNNNNNNSEKSVTDSNKLNKQIILKLNEKGAEYKSYYDGSIDLLSPESSIQSQYLLGSDFTLVLDECTPYHVDKIYTEKSMHRSHRWYVRCLAEFYKSQNMKNYHEYLNDIYNKKYKTNDKWIKRDKNNQAIYGIIQGGIYPDLRLKSCDFVYNLPFFGLCIGGCLGKDKDMMYAVIKQTMDIIHDIKKKKEKNTYKEKPIHLLGIGQIKDIIYGVKQGIDTFDCVIPSRLARHGYFLSKIKTIEIIEKKLKRKLQNEYIKIKLSIFQSDNQPLEEDCACYTCQHYSRAYLHHLYKINDNLLGTLLTIHNVYYMNHLMQDIRNSIKEGNINQIEQKYIKK from the coding sequence atgataaaattaaaactCCAAATATTTTTCGTGTACATAATTTTAAACATCCTTATTGTTCTCGTTATCTCGAAAAATGTTGTCTACAATGAAAGAAAActaaaaaacaaaaattgCATGTTACCCAATAGGAgacataaaaattattttttgaaaagaCAGGTgaaaaatagaaatataattttatttaatgatCACAATATcgaattaataaatttaaaacgaaaatataataaacgtacaagatataaaaacattGATGCATTTATAACAAACCTTAAAGTAACCCATGTTGTTAATCACAATAATAGTATTATTACttatgttaaaaaaaaaaaacttttattatccaataaaatatataaccaTTTTAATTATCCAGGATTTGATTTTATCgtattaaaagaaaataataatgaacaAGATAAAAGTAGAATAGGTATAATAAAAACTCCAAGGGGTGATATAGAAACACCCAATTTTCTTTTCTGTGCAACAAAAGGATGTATGAAATCAACACCAATagattttattaaaaaatgtaatacACAAGTTATATTATCGAATACATTTCATTTACTTATTCAACCCAAACctcatattatttttcagTTAGGTGGGTTACATAAATTTATGAATTGGAATTCTCCTATTCTGACTGATTCAGGTGGTTATCAAATTTTTAGCATGTCCTTTGGATCTGTTTcaaatgaaataaaaagaaaatgtgCAGGTACCCCTcaaataacaaaaatgtctataaagaataaaaaaaaaggaaatttaaataatgaagaagatcaagtgaataataattttataaataatgattgtgaaaataatatgtataataaaaaggaaaaatgcttatctaataataataataataataataataataatagtgaAAAAAGTGTAACAGattcaaataaattaaaCAAACAAATTATCTTAAAACTTAATGAAAAGGGAGCagaatataaatcatattaTGATGGTTCCATAGATTTATTATCACCTGAATCTTCTATACAATCACAATATTTATTAGGTAGTGATTTCACCTTGGTTTTAGATGAATGTACACCTTATCATGTTGATAAAATTTATACTGAAAAATCTATGCATAGATCTCATAGATGGTATGTAAGATGTTTAGCCGAATTTTATAAATCacaaaatatgaaaaattatcatgaatatttaaatgatatatataataaaaaatataaaacaaacGATAAATGGATCAAAAGAGACAAAAATAATCAAGCTATTTATGGAATAATACAAGGTGGCATATACCCAGACCTAAGACTAAAAAGTTGTGACTTTGTATATAACTTACCTTTTTTTGGGCTATGTATAGGTGGGTGTTTAGGAAAAGATAAAGATATGATGTATGCAGTTATAAAACAAACTATGGATATTATACatgatattaaaaaaaaaaaagaaaaaaatacttACAAAGAAAAACCAATTCATTTATTAGGTATAGGTCAAATTAAAGATATTATTTATGGTGTAAAACAAGGAATAGATACTTTCGATTGTGTTATTCCATCAAGATTAGCAAGACATGGATATTTCttatcaaaaataaaaactattgaaattatagaaaaaaaattaaaaagaaagcttcaaaatgaatatataaaaattaaactAAGTATCTTTCAATCTGATAATCAACCTTTAGAAGAAGATTGTGCATGCTATACTTGTCAACATTATTCAAGGGCATACCTACATCATCTctataaaattaatgataatttattGGGAACATTATTAACCATACATaatgtttattatatgaaccACCTAATGCAAGATATAAGAAATTCTATTAAAGAAGGTAATATTAATCAAATAGAACaaaagtatataaaaaagtga
- a CDS encoding protein geranylgeranyltransferase type II, alpha subunit, putative — translation MENRCLYAYKKKFGVSYPENLDDEQFEPLNNDMFNMMEQKKFVIEIKDLEEDAKKYLIDEKGDIKNKEKISIINTYYSDREKMLFCLLSSLIEKKEYSFEGYIICSYVIKMNSSYYSAWVYRRKCLKKLNLNLLNDLKFTKYIISDNIKSFQSWFHRRWLIEYIYKMNYRKKNNKRDNECNYNIYIEDGKNIDNKNDNLNEYNIEMENNYISSFDDEKNFISSEEEMNSDNSYNIHDNFYNDDDGFISNCDDTDFEEGQENNRNNIYIYEKLGNIINNNIFFKNSLLPNEIINIDNFLYEELLYNNCDIFIDMKNYNSWATKTWLIDKFNILQNEYICKKHNIILHEFCFINYLLTIDIYNNSLWVYRYFIFNKLSYFHDLAKMQKEIYFCFTYANQFYDNQAIFNYFIHMVFLYINLYQNASQIKQKNTELNIQYEKKEETYKHDEKNIFQIPLVNYIKNELIKIQHKSKFVLVFLSQLYSYNGSYDDEMECYRYLQKYDDFNEHVWKDRIECVQKRLKI, via the coding sequence ATGGAAAATCGATGCTTGTATGCATATAAGAAAAAGTTCGGTGTGAGTTATCCTGAAAATTTGGATGACGAACAGTTCGAACCTTTGAATAATGATATGTTTAATATGATGGAACAGAAAAAATTTGttatagaaataaaagattTAGAAGAAGATGCtaagaaatatttaattgATGAGAAGGgtgatataaaaaataaagaaaagattagtataataaatacatattatagTGATAGGGAAAAGATGTTATTTTGCTTGTTATCATCCttaatagaaaaaaaagaatattcttttgaaggttatattatatgtagttatgttataaaaatgaattcTTCTTATTATAGTGCATGGGTGTACAGAAGAAAATGtttaaagaaattaaatttaaatctattgaatgatttaaaatttacaaaatacattataagtgataatattaaaagttTTCAGAGCTGGTTCCATAGAAGATGGCTAATCgagtatatatataaaatgaattatagaaaaaaaaataacaaaagaGATAATGAatgtaattataatatctATATTGAGGAcggaaaaaatatagataataaaaatgacaatttaaatgaatataatatagaaatggaaaataattatatatcttcATTCGATGATGAAAAGAATTTTATAAGTTCAGAAGAAGAAATGAACAGTgataattcatataatatacatgataatttttataacgATGATGATGGTTTTATAAGTAATTGTGATGATACGGATTTTGAAGAAGGACaagaaaataatagaaataatatatatatttatgaaaaattaggaaatattattaataataatatattctttaaaaattctttattaccaaatgaaataattaatatagataattttttatatgaagaattattatataataattgtgatatatttattgatatgaaaaattataattcttGGGCTACTAAAACATGGCTTATAgataaatttaatattttacaaaatgaatatatatgtaaaaaacataatattatattacatgaattttgttttattaattatttattaactattgatatatataataattcattGTGGGTATAtagatattttatatttaacaAATTAAGTTATTTTCATGATTTAGCAAAAATGCAGAAagaaatttatttttgttttacaTATGCAAATCAATTTTATGACAACCAAGctatttttaattattttattcatatggtttttttatatattaacttATATCAAAATGCCAGCcaaataaaacaaaaaaatacagaattaaatatacaatatgagaaaaaagaagaaacatataaacatgacgagaaaaatattttccaAATTCCTCTTGTTAACTACATTAAAAATGAACTAATAAAAATTCAGCACAAATCAAAATTTGTTCTAGTCTTCCTTTCACAACTTTATTCTTACAATGGATCTTATGATGACGAAATGGAG